A DNA window from Bradyrhizobium sp. CCBAU 53421 contains the following coding sequences:
- a CDS encoding RidA family protein has protein sequence MRVLQPAEWSKPRGFSHGVAFDAPGKWIVLAGQTGGDEKGEYAPEMAAQVGTALKRIIKLLNEAGAGPEHIVRLTWYLTSRSEYEAAGAGIGAAWKETLGRNFPPSTLLYIDGLVDQRAKVEIEVTAFVPAA, from the coding sequence ATGCGTGTCTTGCAACCGGCCGAGTGGTCGAAACCCCGCGGCTTCTCGCACGGGGTCGCGTTCGACGCTCCCGGCAAATGGATCGTGCTGGCTGGGCAGACCGGCGGCGACGAGAAGGGCGAATACGCGCCCGAGATGGCCGCCCAGGTCGGTACCGCACTGAAGCGCATCATCAAGCTGTTGAACGAAGCCGGCGCCGGTCCCGAGCACATCGTCCGCCTGACCTGGTATCTGACCAGCCGCAGCGAATACGAGGCCGCGGGCGCCGGTATCGGGGCGGCGTGGAAGGAGACGCTCGGACGCAATTTCCCGCCTTCCACGCTGCTCTACATCGACGGGCTGGTCGATCAGCGCGCCAAGGTCGAGATCGAGGTCACGGCGTTCGTACCTGCCGCATAG